A window of the Sabethes cyaneus chromosome 1, idSabCyanKW18_F2, whole genome shotgun sequence genome harbors these coding sequences:
- the LOC128733212 gene encoding chymotrypsin-like elastase family member 2A: protein MSKKARKHPENLCYQDGNKEYFCCPEEYLVSSRTKTYRTRLNEQPMAIQNDFPACEDVRGEPGLCVPVGLCDHIYPFLDGRINTNTSLQQFVRRSSCSSDARPSTSICCATSTARSGLEYIQHKNAAKLGLDHCGHEGFVDKILKGSETAPGRYPWMASLLSKWKNTWKTHCSGSLIHPKYVLTAAHCIRLTSMPKAVLLGEHNISNIQYYMKKTYAGPGQVHAIEKLIPNQNFNGYSSEYDIALIQLATQATLIPDEVYPICLPITKTLLMLKPKKLVVLGWGGTEKQKQSDVLQETELQLTKRTPSCLNEETFCARGKSNEGHCRGDSGGPYQAIVPVNNENDNKYVLFGVISDGARFCNVHDEQPGVGVFVGSHINWILDNLKI from the exons ATGTCGAAAAAGGCAAGGAAACACCCGGAAAATCTTTGCTACCAAGATGGCAATAAG GAGTATTTCTGCTGTCCAGAAGAGTATTTAGTGAGTAGCCGGACCAAGACGTATAGAACCAGATTAAATGAGCAGCCAATGGCGATTCAGAATG ACTTCCCTGCCTGCGAGGACGTCCGTGGTGAGCCCGGTCTATGTGTTCCGGTTGGACTTTGTGATCATATTTACCCTTTTCTGGATGGACGTATCAACACAAATACAAGTCTACAGCAATTTGTACGTCGTAGCAGCTGTTCTTCGGATGCTCGTCCAAGTACATCGATTTGCTGTGCGACGTCGACTGCTCGGTCTGGCCTGGAATACATCCAACACAAGAATGCCGCTAAACTTGGGCTCGACCATTGTGGTCATGAAGGCTTTGTGGATAAGATTCTCAAAGGAAGCGAGACAGCTCCGGGTCGATACCCTTGGATGGCTAGCCTCCTAAGCAAATGGAAGAACACGTGGAAAACTCACTGCAGTGGTTCGTTGATTCATCCAAAGTATGTTTTGACAGCTGCTCATTGCATAAGACTTACCTCTATGCCAAAAGCTGTTCTATTGGGAGAACATAATATATCCAACATTCAGTATTACATGAAAAAAACATATGCCGGACCGGGTCAAGTACATGCCATTGAAAAATTAATTCCAAACCAAAATTTCAACGGCTACAGCTCAGAATACGATATCGCCTTGATACAATTAGCAACCCAAGCTACTCTGATTCCAGATGAGGTATACCCAATTTGCCTTCCAATAACCAAAACTTTACTCATGCTGAAACCCAAGAAGCTAGTCGTGCTCGGCTGGGGTGGCacagaaaagcaaaaacaatcAGATGTCCTGCAAGAGACAGAACTGCAACTTACCAAACGGACGCCATCATGCTTAAATGAGGAAACGTTTTGCGCTCGGGGAAAATCCAATGAAGGACATTGCAGAGGAGATTCAGGAGGACCATATCAGGCCATAGTTCCGGTGAATAATGAAAATGATAACAAATATGTCCTGTTTGGGGTGATTTCTGACGGTGCCCGCTTTTGCAACGTGCACGATGAGCAACCTGGGGTGGGTGTGTTCGTTGGCAGTCATATCAACTGGATATTGGATAATTTGAAGATTTAA